The Calliphora vicina chromosome 3, idCalVici1.1, whole genome shotgun sequence genome contains a region encoding:
- the DEF8 gene encoding differentially expressed in FDCP 8 homolog isoform X3: protein MNSLRDSLASIPGAVTNFISDTASVASSYIPIGVGFHGQNDSMSTGSTTESLNSFNEMDSSSTGAVLISEKSLPIPASLVKEQWRLIFTSDASEQDLMEAINHCKDLVLISEENTEERRWLVRHLVDLRYSLEELLEAKNDKVEVGPSVKTVVGHHFTARQKGVGKGIPLPTARNYCDHCTGIIWSVVQASYLCTDCRYMVHQKCLDSVVRVCAHVIASERQYPILDICPEIGLAAQRYKCSECNTLLNFTPNYTTQCFGKRTKHENSWIEPRLCDYTGLYFCPSCHWNDVCIIPARVVHNWDFVPRKVSRSALQEINLFLDKPLIRLEDANPKLFVFLEKLASLKKLRQNLVFMRKYLSECRQAVDDKLLETQIDLFGDIFRKLRKSYN from the exons ATGAATTCATTGCGTGACAGCTTAGCTAGTATACCGGGTGCGGTTACAAATTTTATCAGTGATACTGCATCGGTAGCTTCCAGCTATATTCCGATAGGCGTAGGATTTCATGGTCAAAATGATTCCATGTCTACGGGTTCTACAACGGAATCTCTAAACAGTTTCAATGAAATGGATAGCAGCTCTACGGGGGCGGTTCTAATAAGTGAAAAATCCTTACCCATACCAGCCTCATTGGTCAAGGAACAATGGCGTTTAATATTTACATCCGATGCTAGTGAACAAGATCTGATGGAAGCCATTAATCATTGCAaagatttagttttaatatctGAGGAAAATACTGAAGAACGCCGTTGGTTGGTTAGGCATTTGGTAGATTTAAGGTATTCATTGGAAGAGTTGTTGGAAGCTAAAAATGATAAAGTGGAAGTGGGCCCCTCTGTCAAAACTGTAGTTGGTCATCATTTTACTGCGCGCCAGAAAGGTGTTGGCAAAGGCATACCATTACCTACTGCTCGTAACTATTGTGATCATTGCACGGGTATCATTTGGAGTGTAGTTCAGGCTTCCTATCTGTGTACCGATTGTCGCTATATGGTGCATCAAAAATGTCTAGATAGTGTGGTGAGAGTATGTGCTCATGTTATAGCCTCCGAAAGGCAATATCCTATTTTAGATATTTGTCCAGAAATTGGTTTGGCGGCCCAACGTTATAAGTGTTCGGAATGTAACACCTTATTAAACTTTA CTCCCAACTACACCACACAATGTTTTGGCAAAAGAACCAAACATG aaaattcctGGATTGAACCACGTTTGTGTGATTATACCGGTTTATACTTTTGTCCTTCGTGTCATTGGAACGATGTGTGCATTATTCCAGCTCGTGTTGTTCACAATTGGGATTTTGTTCCTCGCAAAGTATCTCGTTCAGCTTTACAGGAAATTAATTTGTTTCTCGATAAACCTCTAATAAGACTTGAAGACGCTAATCCcaagttatttgtttttctggAGAAATTGGCCTCACTAAAAAAGTTACGCcaaaatttggtatttatgCGGAAATATTTGTCGGAATGTCGCCAGGCAGTTGATGACAAATTATTGGAAACACAAATTG
- the LOC135953844 gene encoding isochorismatase domain-containing protein 1 has protein sequence MSSRLRHLNPKKTLFLLCDVQEKFRTAMPLFDNLIKNANKLTKAGKELEIPLIVSEQYPERLGNTVKDIDISHAEAVVSKTRFSMMVPEIEAKIKEIFGDKPDDVVLYGLESHVCIEQTAIDFLEKNIRVSLVADCLSSRLNQDRDLAIERLRSAGCIVTTSESVIFDLLRDKNHPKFDAVRKFVNNPSADMELATTSNSNSKL, from the exons ATGTCCTCACGTTTGCGTCACTTAAATCCCAAAAAGACTTTATTCCTTTTGTGCGATGTACAGGAAAAATTTCGTACTGCTATGCCGCTGTTTGACAATTTGATCAAAAATGCTAACAAATTA ACAAAAGCTGGCAAAGAATTGGAAATCCCATTAATAGTTAGTGAACAATATCCCGAGCGTTTGGGAAACACTGTGAAGGACATCGATATTAGTCATGCTGAAGCCGTCGTAAGTAAGACTCGTTTTAGTATGATGGTACCAGAAATAGAGGCTAAAATTAAAGAGATTTTTGGTGACAAACCTGACGATGTCGTTCTATATGGTTTGGAG TCTCATGTTTGCATTGAACAAACTGCAATTGATTTTCTGGAGAAGAATATAAGGGTATCATTAGTAGCTGATTGCTTGAGCTCTCGTTTGAACCAAGATCGTGACTTGGCTATAGAACGTTTGCGTTCGGCTGGCTGCATAGTTACTACCAGTGAAAGtgttattttcgatttattacGTGATAAAAACCATCCCAAATTCGATGCTGTacgtaaatttgtaaataaccCATCTGCTGACATGGAATTGGCTACTACATCAAACTCTAATTCCAAATTGTAA
- the DEF8 gene encoding differentially expressed in FDCP 8 homolog isoform X1, translating into MNSLRDSLASIPGAVTNFISDTASVASSYIPIGVGFHGQNDSMSTGSTTESLNSFNEMDSSSTGAVLISEKSLPIPASLVKEQWRLIFTSDASEQDLMEAINHCKDLVLISEENTEERRWLVRHLVDLRYSLEELLEAKNDKVEVGPSVKTVVGHHFTARQKGVGKGIPLPTARNYCDHCTGIIWSVVQASYLCTDCRYMVHQKCLDSVVRVCAHVIASERQYPILDICPEIGLAAQRYKCSECNTLLNFTPNYTTQCFGKRTKHENSWIEPRLCDYTGLYFCPSCHWNDVCIIPARVVHNWDFVPRKVSRSALQEINLFLDKPLIRLEDANPKLFVFLEKLASLKKLRQNLVFMRKYLSECRQAVDDKLLETQIGFRRHLIQSNEFYSINDLEQTENGALAEILHKVFNCFDKHIRNCSMCTAKAYICEICSNNEVIFPFDDGCIICDKCNSIYHRVCMTRKNMICPKCVRVQERRLQRELIMEKHKTSNDAVESDDNDED; encoded by the exons ATGAATTCATTGCGTGACAGCTTAGCTAGTATACCGGGTGCGGTTACAAATTTTATCAGTGATACTGCATCGGTAGCTTCCAGCTATATTCCGATAGGCGTAGGATTTCATGGTCAAAATGATTCCATGTCTACGGGTTCTACAACGGAATCTCTAAACAGTTTCAATGAAATGGATAGCAGCTCTACGGGGGCGGTTCTAATAAGTGAAAAATCCTTACCCATACCAGCCTCATTGGTCAAGGAACAATGGCGTTTAATATTTACATCCGATGCTAGTGAACAAGATCTGATGGAAGCCATTAATCATTGCAaagatttagttttaatatctGAGGAAAATACTGAAGAACGCCGTTGGTTGGTTAGGCATTTGGTAGATTTAAGGTATTCATTGGAAGAGTTGTTGGAAGCTAAAAATGATAAAGTGGAAGTGGGCCCCTCTGTCAAAACTGTAGTTGGTCATCATTTTACTGCGCGCCAGAAAGGTGTTGGCAAAGGCATACCATTACCTACTGCTCGTAACTATTGTGATCATTGCACGGGTATCATTTGGAGTGTAGTTCAGGCTTCCTATCTGTGTACCGATTGTCGCTATATGGTGCATCAAAAATGTCTAGATAGTGTGGTGAGAGTATGTGCTCATGTTATAGCCTCCGAAAGGCAATATCCTATTTTAGATATTTGTCCAGAAATTGGTTTGGCGGCCCAACGTTATAAGTGTTCGGAATGTAACACCTTATTAAACTTTA CTCCCAACTACACCACACAATGTTTTGGCAAAAGAACCAAACATG aaaattcctGGATTGAACCACGTTTGTGTGATTATACCGGTTTATACTTTTGTCCTTCGTGTCATTGGAACGATGTGTGCATTATTCCAGCTCGTGTTGTTCACAATTGGGATTTTGTTCCTCGCAAAGTATCTCGTTCAGCTTTACAGGAAATTAATTTGTTTCTCGATAAACCTCTAATAAGACTTGAAGACGCTAATCCcaagttatttgtttttctggAGAAATTGGCCTCACTAAAAAAGTTACGCcaaaatttggtatttatgCGGAAATATTTGTCGGAATGTCGCCAGGCAGTTGATGACAAATTATTGGAAACACAAATTG GTTTCCGTCGCCATCTTATACAATCTAAtgaattttattcgattaatgaTTTGGAACAGACTGAAAATGGCGCACTGGCTGAAATTTTACATAAAGTTTTTAACTGTTTCGACAAACACATACGCAATTGTTCGATGTGTACTGCCAAGGCGTATATCTGTGAGATTTGCAGTAATAACGAGGTGATATTTCCATTCGATGATGGCTGTATTATATGTGATAAATGTAATTCGATATATCATCGTGTTTGTATGACACGTAAAAATATGATTTGCCCTAAATGCGTACGGGTTCAGGAGAGACGCTTGCAAAGAGAATTAATTATGGAAAAACATAAAACTTCCAATGATGCAGTAGAAAGTGACGATAATGACGAGGATTGA
- the Kaz gene encoding E3 ubiquitin-protein transferase MAEA — protein sequence MSEIKSLEHSTLKVPYEIINKKFRVAQKTIDREVDQIQNISRDVEKALTIHPTVSDVSKMVGNVVQRLQVLKRKSEESINEELNAAFVCKKKLGHLKGIAQPETSSDMEIWHASIDQWKRMRMDRMVIEHLLRLGYYETANRLSNHSDIRHLTNLDIFHTSREVEEDLLSFKTTKCILWCMDNKSKLRRINSNIEFNLRVQEFVELVRKDLRTEAVIHARKHFPAFEKTQIKEICECMALLAYQPNTTIEPYRSLFDYSRWKDLVLKFRNENYRLFQISSQSLLSIAVQAGLSSLKTPQCFSTNCKNLNCPVCQEDFNKIATNLPYSHCVQSRLICRITGLPLNEHNLPMMLPNGQIFGQLAIPEITKENGVVICPITNTKFSTPKIEKVFVM from the coding sequence ATGTCTGAAATAAAGTCATTGGAGCACTCAACTCTAAAAGTTCCATATGAgatcattaacaaaaaatttcgtGTTGCACAAAAAACCATCGATAGAGAAGTTGatcaaatacaaaatatttccagAGATGTCGAAAAAGCGTTGACAATACATCCAACGGTTTCGGACGTTAGCAAGATGGTTGGAAATGTGGTTCAGCGACTTCAAGTTTTGAAACGCAAGTCAGAGGAGAGCATTAATGAGGAATTGAATGCAGCCTTTGTGTGCAAAAAGAAATTGGGACACCTTAAAGGCATAGCTCAGCCGGAAACAAGTTCTGATATGGAAATATGGCATGCTTCAATTGATCAATGGAAACGGATGCGAATGGATCGTATGGTGATAGAACATCTTCTAAGATTGGGTTACTATGAAACGGCCAACAGACTGTCAAACCATTCTGATATAAGACATCTAACGAATTTGGATATTTTCCACACTTCGCGTGAAGTTGAAGAAGACCTATTAAGTTTCAAAACTACTAAATGCATTTTATGGTGTATGGATAATAAATCCAAGCTAAGaagaattaattcaaacatAGAGTTTAACCTACGGGTACAGGAATTTGTTGAACTTGTGCGTAAAGATTTAAGAACTGAGGCTGTAATACATGCTAGAAAGCATTTTCCGGCTttcgaaaaaactcaaattaaagaaatttgcgAATGTATGGCTCTGTTGGCATACCAGCCTAATACAACTATTGAACCGTACAGAAGCCTATTCGATTATAGTCGTTGGAAGGATTTGGTATTAAAATTCCGCAATGAAAATTATCGTTTATTCCAGATATCTTCGCAATCATTACTCAGCATTGCAGTGCAGGCCGGGCTATCATCTTTAAAGACTCCCCAATGTTTCTCAACAaactgtaaaaatttaaattgtcccGTATGTCAAGAAGACTTTAATAAGATCGCTACAAATTTGCCATATTCTCACTGCGTGCAAAGTCGTCTAATTTGCAGAATAACGGGACTTCCGCTAAACGAGCATAATTTACCAATGATGTTACCAAACGGACAAATCTTTGGACAGCTGGCTATACCGGAAATTACCAAGGAAAATGGTGTCGTTATATGTCCAATTACAAACACTAAATTCTCTACTCCAAAGATCGAAAAGGTTTTCGTAATGTAA
- the ND-SGDH gene encoding NADH dehydrogenase [ubiquinone] 1 beta subcomplex subunit 5, mitochondrial produces MVSWSSVVRPAAQLAKFRTILQTPAVKNAVQLQLRQMSGGHHHMIVQPSRFQWNKFKDLLHFYVMLGVLPITAIVMYCNIFIGPAQLHEIPADYEPKHWEYHKHPISRFISQYMFPSPQQEYEKSLHFMYEEDEKAQIRLLEEKIRAKMSERNDYKAYYYRPAIAKYHRISKEAADELEELRGD; encoded by the exons atggtcagTTGGAGTTCTGTTGTACGTCCAGCGGCTCAATTAGCCAAATTCCGTACAATTTTGCAAACACCAGCCGTAAAAAATG cTGTCCAATTGCAACTGCGCCAAATGAGTGGTGGACACCATCATATGATTGTACAACCATCACGTTTCCAATGGAATAAATTTAAGGATTTATTGCACTTCTATGTGATGTTGGGTGTTCTACCCATCACAGCTATTGTGATGTACTGCAACATTTTCATTGGTCCCGCTCAGTTGCACGAAATTCCAGCAGATTATGAGCCAAAACACTGGGAATATCATAAg caTCCAATTTCTCGCTTTATTTCCCAGTACATGTTCCCCAGTCCACAACAAGAATATGAGAAATCTTTACATTTCATGTACGAGGAAGATGAAAAGGCTCAAATCAG ACTACTTGAAGAAAAAATCCGCGCTAAAATGTCTGAACGTAACGATTACAAAGCCTACTACTACAGGCCAGCTATTGCCAAATATCACAGAATTTCCAAAGAAGCTGCTGATGAATTGGAAGAATTGCGTGGTGATTAA
- the DEF8 gene encoding differentially expressed in FDCP 8 homolog isoform X2: MNSLRDSLASIPGAVTNFISDTASVASSYIPIGVGFHGQNDSMSTGSTTESLNSFNEMDSSSTGAVLISEKSLPIPASLVKEQWRLIFTSDASEQDLMEAINHCKDLVLISEENTEERRWLVRHLVDLRYSLEELLEAKNDKVEVGPSVKTVVGHHFTARQKGVGKGIPLPTARNYCDHCTGIIWSVVQASYLCTDCRYMVHQKCLDSVVRVCAHVIASERQYPILDICPEIGLAAQRYKCSECNTLLNFKNSWIEPRLCDYTGLYFCPSCHWNDVCIIPARVVHNWDFVPRKVSRSALQEINLFLDKPLIRLEDANPKLFVFLEKLASLKKLRQNLVFMRKYLSECRQAVDDKLLETQIGFRRHLIQSNEFYSINDLEQTENGALAEILHKVFNCFDKHIRNCSMCTAKAYICEICSNNEVIFPFDDGCIICDKCNSIYHRVCMTRKNMICPKCVRVQERRLQRELIMEKHKTSNDAVESDDNDED; encoded by the exons ATGAATTCATTGCGTGACAGCTTAGCTAGTATACCGGGTGCGGTTACAAATTTTATCAGTGATACTGCATCGGTAGCTTCCAGCTATATTCCGATAGGCGTAGGATTTCATGGTCAAAATGATTCCATGTCTACGGGTTCTACAACGGAATCTCTAAACAGTTTCAATGAAATGGATAGCAGCTCTACGGGGGCGGTTCTAATAAGTGAAAAATCCTTACCCATACCAGCCTCATTGGTCAAGGAACAATGGCGTTTAATATTTACATCCGATGCTAGTGAACAAGATCTGATGGAAGCCATTAATCATTGCAaagatttagttttaatatctGAGGAAAATACTGAAGAACGCCGTTGGTTGGTTAGGCATTTGGTAGATTTAAGGTATTCATTGGAAGAGTTGTTGGAAGCTAAAAATGATAAAGTGGAAGTGGGCCCCTCTGTCAAAACTGTAGTTGGTCATCATTTTACTGCGCGCCAGAAAGGTGTTGGCAAAGGCATACCATTACCTACTGCTCGTAACTATTGTGATCATTGCACGGGTATCATTTGGAGTGTAGTTCAGGCTTCCTATCTGTGTACCGATTGTCGCTATATGGTGCATCAAAAATGTCTAGATAGTGTGGTGAGAGTATGTGCTCATGTTATAGCCTCCGAAAGGCAATATCCTATTTTAGATATTTGTCCAGAAATTGGTTTGGCGGCCCAACGTTATAAGTGTTCGGAATGTAACACCTTATTAAACTTTA aaaattcctGGATTGAACCACGTTTGTGTGATTATACCGGTTTATACTTTTGTCCTTCGTGTCATTGGAACGATGTGTGCATTATTCCAGCTCGTGTTGTTCACAATTGGGATTTTGTTCCTCGCAAAGTATCTCGTTCAGCTTTACAGGAAATTAATTTGTTTCTCGATAAACCTCTAATAAGACTTGAAGACGCTAATCCcaagttatttgtttttctggAGAAATTGGCCTCACTAAAAAAGTTACGCcaaaatttggtatttatgCGGAAATATTTGTCGGAATGTCGCCAGGCAGTTGATGACAAATTATTGGAAACACAAATTG GTTTCCGTCGCCATCTTATACAATCTAAtgaattttattcgattaatgaTTTGGAACAGACTGAAAATGGCGCACTGGCTGAAATTTTACATAAAGTTTTTAACTGTTTCGACAAACACATACGCAATTGTTCGATGTGTACTGCCAAGGCGTATATCTGTGAGATTTGCAGTAATAACGAGGTGATATTTCCATTCGATGATGGCTGTATTATATGTGATAAATGTAATTCGATATATCATCGTGTTTGTATGACACGTAAAAATATGATTTGCCCTAAATGCGTACGGGTTCAGGAGAGACGCTTGCAAAGAGAATTAATTATGGAAAAACATAAAACTTCCAATGATGCAGTAGAAAGTGACGATAATGACGAGGATTGA
- the LOC135955115 gene encoding protein KRI1 homolog, whose amino-acid sequence MNKNLFDDSDDNIEEHNFHIKTNENYASSYNTLRKKELLQKYKDKGLDVSESDSNDSDSSEEDEVLDPSFDQHFLKTLASLKSKDPAIYDKSTKFFKNVETDDDSDGEDEKSNTNKEKKSKPVTLKDYERKIILEKGGKFVDDSDEDDVEDQSFQRPLSPSLVEEERRLKAEFKNVMNQDDDSGDEEFGGIFKKREKTKAEKDREEEDYLKWLAGKKENIEEDVKEKLEPLKKYWNNDKLPSSEKFLRDYVLNKGYTEANNYDEIPTYEEIVGDAPLSEDEEELEKQAEFEQKYNFRYEEPDQEFIKRYPRTIESSLRLTDEKRKLKRQETKERKLQEKEQKMKELEMVKEMKRKEIQEKIEKLKMVTGNDELGFKDDDLDEDFDPEAHDRRMQELFNDDYYEVDEGEEKPECPSDIDELKVEDWDNYDPNDDGGAYDYDDNDRHCEDEDFNMDCEYDATKAKEELQKELIENTKKRRGGRKGRRDRFMEIIKADKPVFDPEDEQTYGDYIDEYYQLDCEDIIGDTPCRFKYVETAPNDFGLTIEEILLAKNKELNQWASLKKAIQIRPDQVEKKEQRLYKLKAKNEDLKRKIFKSLYGDGSDDENEETEKDQTNEQNSTNPDTSATTENTTANIVPGESKKAKKRRKRKAQNAQAGTDNSAAEEKQTNDSNNAENKETGEATAAKKAKIDQVATTDGSANSKMTTDTQTDLGKTNKQKNHSQNVTANKGNKFSNNDNKNPFNKGVSHKQTKNTGNKMFNKNNHAQQTNNSPGGSKTASNNNPFAKGSTEDGVGSLPPLRKNIAKTKNVKGNFKSKDNKFKSKFQGKKPFNGKQTSKGDGKDISDDRLKAYGINPRKFHKQQKYGNKS is encoded by the exons atgaataaaaatctaTTTGATGATAGTGATGATAATATAGAAGAgcataattttcatattaaaacaaatgaaaattatgCCAGTAGTTACAATACTTTAAGGAAAAAGGAATTGTTGCAGAAAT aTAAAGATAAAGGATTGGATGTTTCAGAATCCGATTCTAATGATTCTGATTCCTCTGAGGAAGATGAGGTCTTGGATCCATCATTtgatcaacattttttaaagacgTTAGCTTCATTAAAAAGTAAGGATCCAGCTATCTATGATAAGTCTaccaaattctttaaaaacgtGGAAACTGACGATGATTCCGACGGAGAAGATGAAAAGAGTAATACAAACAAGGAAAAGAAATCCAAGCCAGTGACTTTGAAGGATTACGAAAGAAAGATTATTTTAGAAAAGGGCGGTAAATTTGTAGATG ATTCTGATGAAGATGATGTGGAAGATCAAAGCTTTCAACGTCCTCTATCACCCTCTTTGGTCGAAGAAGAACGTCGTTTAAAAGCAGAATTCAAAAACGTCATGAATCAAGATGATGATTCGGGTGATGAAGAATTTGGTGGAATATTTAAGAAACGTGAAAAAACTAAAGCTGAGAAGGACAGAGAAGAGGAAGATTACCTAAAATGGTTGGCTGGCAAAAAGGAAAACATTGAAGAGGATGTTAAAGAAAAATTGGAACCTTTGAAAAAATACTGGAACAATGATAAATTACCTTCTAGTGAAAAGTTTCTAAGGGATTATGTTCTCAACAAAGGTTATACAGAGGCAAACAACTATGATGAAATTCCGACATATGAAGAAATTGTAGGCGATGCACCCTTATCTGAAGATGAAGAAGAGTTGGAAAAACAAGCAGAATTTGAACAGAAATATAATTTTCGCTATGAAGAACCGGATCAAGAATTCATTAAGAGATATCCGCGTACAATCGAAAGTTCGTTAAGATTGACAGACGAAAAACGTAAATTGAAGAGGCAAGAGACTAAAGAACGTAAACTTCAAGAAAAGGAACAAAAAATGAAGGAATTGGAAATGGTAAAAGAAATGAAACGAAAAGaaattcaagaaaaaattgaaaagctAAAAATGGTCACCGGCAATGATGAGTTGGGTTTTAAAGATGATGATTTGGATGAAGACTTTGATCCCGAGGCTCACGATCGAAGAATGCAAGAACTTTTCAATGACGACTACTATGAGGTGGACGAGGGAGAAGAGAAACCCGAATGTCCCTCAGACATAGACGAATTGAAAGTAGAAGATTGGGATAATTATGATCCTAATGACGATGGAGGGGCATATGATTATGATGACAATGATCGTCATTGTGAAGATGAAGATTTCAATATGGATTGCGAGTATGATGCGACCAAAGCAAAAGAAGAATTGCAAAAGGAACTCATCGAGAATACGAAAAAACGTAGAGGTGGTCGCAAGGGTAGAAGAGATCGAtttatggaaataattaaaGCTGACAAGCCTGTATTTGATCCAGAGGATGAGCAGACATATGGTGATTATATTGATGAATACTATCAGCTAGATTGTGAGGATATAATTGGTGATACCCCGTGTCGCTTTAAGTATGTAGAAACGGCACCAAATGACTTTGGTTTAACTATTGAAGAG ATTCTTTTAGCCAAAAATAAGGAGCTTAATCAATGGGCCAGTCTTAAAAAAGCCATACAAATACGACCCGATCAGGTGGAGAAAAAAGAGCAAAGACTTTATAAACTTAAAGCTAAAAATGAAGATTTAAAgcgtaaaatatttaaaagtctaTATGGAGATGg gTCTGATGATGAAAATGAGGAAACAGAAAAAGACCAAACAAATGAACAAAATTCTACCAATCCAGATACAAGTGCCACAACTGAAAATACTACCGCTAACATAGTGCCTGGAGAATCTAAAAAAGCCAAGAAACGTAGAAAGCGTAAAGCACAAAATGCCCAAGCAGGAACAGATAATAGTGCTGCCGAAGAAAAGCAAACAAATGACAGTAACAATGCAGAAAATAAAGAAACTGGTGAAGCAACGGCTGCCAAGAAAGCTAAAATAGACCAAGTAGCAACAACCGATGGGTCAGCTAATAGCAAAATGACAACTGATACGCAAACGGATTTAGGTAAAACGAATAAACAGAAAAATCACTCGCAAAATGTTACTGCCAATAAAGGAAATAAATTCTCAAATAATGAcaacaaaaatccatttaataAAGGCGTTTcccataaacaaacaaaaaataccggcaataaaatgttcaacaaaaataatcatgcacaacaaacaaataattctCCAGGAGGTAGTAAAACTGCATCCAACAATAATCCGTTTGCTAAAGGTTCTACAGAAGATGGTGTTGGCTCCTTGCCTCCGTTGCGAAAGAATATtgccaaaacaaaaaatgttaaaggtaATTTCAAATCGAAAGATAATAAATTCAAATCTAAATTCCAAGGCAAGAAGCCGTTCAATGGAAAACAAACTTCTAAAGGAGATGGTAAAGACATAAGTGATGACCGCCTAAAGGCTTATGGTATTAATCCACGAAAATTCCATAAACAACAAAAGTATggaaataaatcataa